Genomic window (Caldinitratiruptor microaerophilus):
CCGAAGTCCACGCTGTTGTCCACGACCCCGACCGCCTTGAACCGGGAGAGGCTCTCCCGCAACTCCTGCGTCGGGAACGGCCGGATCCAGCGCAGGCGAATGACCCCCACCTTGTCGCCCAGGTTGCGGAGCTTCTGCGCCACCGTCCGGGCCGTGAGGGCGTGCGCGCCCTGGAGCACGAAGACGACCTCGGCGTCGTCGGTGAGGTACTCATCGAGGAAGGGGGCGTAGTTGCGGCCGAAGGCCCGGTTGAAGTCCTCGGTCACCTCGTAGATGACCCGGCGCGCCTCTTCCATGGCCTGCTGACGCTGGTACTGCAGCGGAGGGCCCATCTCGGGCTCGATCTGCGGGCCCAGGGACATGGGATGCCTCGGGTCGAGCACGTGGCGGGGCCTGTAGGGCGGCAGCCACTCCCGCACCTGCTCGTCGGGGTAGATCTCCACCTCGTCCGCCACGTGCGAGACGAAGTACCCGTCCTGGCAGGAGAACTGGGGAAGGCTGACCCGGGGGTCCTCGCCGACCCGGTATAGGAAGATCGTGTTGTCGAGCGCTTCCTGCGGGGTCGCCGCCCAGCCCATGATCCAGCCCTGGTTGCGGAAGGTCATCGCGTCCGTGTGCTCGGACCCGAAGTCGCCGGGCGGGTCGAGGGTGCGGTCGGCGATCGCCATCTGCACGGGCAGCCGCTCGCCGGAGATGGGGGAGTACACCTCGGCCGCGTAGGTGACCCCGACGCCGGAGCTGCCAGTGAAGGTGCGGGCACCGGAAGCGGCGGCGCCGTACACGATGCTCAGCTGGTCATGCTCGCCCGCCCCGTGCAGGAACTCGGCGTCCAGCTCGCCGTCGGCGATCATCCGGGCCAGTTCCGACATGATGCCCGTGTAGGGCCGGATGGGGTAGGACGAGATGACGTCCACGTCGGCGAGGCGCACCCCGTGGGCGACCGCCACGCACCCGGTGATCAGGCGGCGCTTCGTGGCGACGGCCATGCTGCTCCCTCCCTAGACGGCGAAATCGAGCTCGGGGACGTCCTTGAAGGCCTCGGTGGGGCAGACCTGCGTGCAGATGCCGCAGCCCTTGCAGTACTCGTAGTCGACCTGGACCGCCGTCTCCGTCAGCGTGATGCAGGCGTCCGGGCAGTCCACGACGCAGATCATGCACTGCGTGCACAGCTCAGGGGTGAGGACCGGCCGCGTGATCCGCCACGTGCCGGTCACCATCTTGTCGTTGCGGCGCTCCGGCGCGTCGACGGTCCCGGCGAAGGGCGCCTCGAGGTACCGCTTCGGCTGGGAGTCGCCGGCCCAGGGCTTGCCGAGGCCCCGCTCGAAGAGCTCCTGCGCCGGGGTGATGGTGGCCGTGTCGTACCCCCGCTGCGCGGCGGGCGGGTCCTTGACCACGGCCAGGAGGGACTCGAGCGTCGCCAACCCCGTGGCCCGGACGACCGCCCCGGCCAGGGGCCCTGCCCACCCTCCGCCGATGCCGGTCGCATCCGTCGCGCCTTCCTGCCCCGACAGGCTCTTGACGGCGCTGGAGATCCCCGAGGCGTCCACCGTCACGATCGACTTGAGGTTGGGGTGGCGCGGCAGGAAGCGCGCCAGCTCGGCGGCAGGCCGCTTCGAGTTCACCACCAGCACGGCGCCCGGGGTGATGTGGTCCAGGACGGGGCCACGGATGAGGGATTCCTCGACGATCACCACCACGTCGTGGGCGTAGTTCTCGTAAAGGAAGCGCGACTCGATCGGCTCCGCGCTGATCCGCGCGTAGGCCGTCACGGGGACGTTCACGCGGTCGGGCAGGTCCACGTAGTTCTCGAAGGCCTGGACGTGCTTTCCCTCACGCATCGCCGCATTCGCCAGGGCGAAGGCCACGTCGCGCCCTTCCTTGCCCAGGATGACACCCCGGCTCCACACGGTGACCTGCTTGAGGGTCGGCTCGGCGAACAGGTCCTCAGGCCGCATGGGCAGCACCCCTCCTTCACGGCTTGCCGTCAGCGTGCTTCCACGCGTCGCGGCGGCGGCATCCCTCCGCTACCTCCTTCCATCTCCGCCAGCGCCAACCGGAAGTGGCGGGCGCCGACGCGGGGGGCAGGGGCCGTCCCCGGCGCTGCCGGCGGCCGGCCGCCTGCTCCCTCCGCTTCCTCGAACCACTCGTCGGCCGCCAGGAGAGCGGCCCGCTGGCAGAGCGCACGCAGTTCGGCACCGGACCAGCCCGCGGTGGCCTCCGCGAGCGCCCCCAGGTCCACGTCCCCGGCCAGCGGCAGCCGGCGGGTGTGCACCGCGAGGATCTCCTCCCGCTCGGCCACGTCCGGCAGCGGGAACTCCAGGATGTAGTCGAACCGGCCCGGTCGCAGCAGGGCGGGCTCCAGGCGATCCGGCCGGTTCGTCGCGGCGATCACCAGGACGCCGGGGTGCTCCCGGATCCCGTCCATCTCGGCCAGGAGCTGGCTGACCGCGCGCTCGCCCGCCTCGGTGGCGCCGGCTGCGCCCCGGGCCGGGGCCAGGGCGTCGAGTTCGTCGATGAACAGAATGCAGGGTGACGCCTGGCGCGCCTTGCGGAACAGGTCCCGCAGCGCCTTCTCCGTTTCGCCCATCCACTTGCGGAAGAGGGATGGGCCTTCGACCCCGATGAAGTTCGCCCGCACGCTCGAGGCCAGGGCCCGCGCCACCAGCGTCTTGCCGGTCCCCGCGGGGCCGGTGAAGAGGATGCCCCGGGGCAGGTGGAGGCCGAATCCCGCCAGCAGGTCACCGTACCGCAGGGGACGCTCCACGAGCACCCGGAGGCGGGTCCGGATCTGGCTGAGCCCGCCCACGTGCTCCCAGGTCTCCCGCGGCCGCTCCAGCACCAGCTCCCGCGTGGCGCTCGGCTCCACCTCGCCCAGGGCGTGCCGGAAGTCGGCCATGGTCACCTGGATCCCGCCGGAATCGGCGCCCGCCTCGGGGTCCAGCCGGATCTCCGGCAGCAGGCGCCTCAGCGCCGCCATGCCGGCCTCGCGGCAGAGCGCCGCGAGGTCGGCGCCCACGAAGCCGTGGGTCACGTCCGCCAGTTCCTCGAGGTCGACATCCGCAGCCAGGGCCATGCCGCGCGTGTGGATGCGGAGGATGGCCAGGCGGCCGTCGCGATCCGGCACCGGGATGGGGATCTCCCGGTCGAACCGGCCGGGGCGCCGCAGCGCCGGATCGAGCAGCTCCGGGATGTTCGTGGCGCCCACGACGATGACGTCCCCGCGCTCCTCCAGCCCGTCCATGAGCGCGAGCAGCTGCCCCACGACGCGCTTTTCCACGTCACCGTGGACCGCCTCGCGCCGGGGGGCCAGCGCGTCGAGTTCGTCGAGGAAGATCACGCTGGGGGCGTGCCGGCGCGCCTCGTCGAATACCTCCCGCAGCCGGGCCTCGCTCTCGCCGTAGTACTTGCGCATGATCGCGGGGCCGTCGACGTGGACGAAGTGCAGCCGGCTGTCGGCGGCGATGGCCCGGGCGATGAGGGTCTTGCCGGTCCCCGGCGGGCCGTAGAGGAGGACGCCCCGGGGCGGCCGCACGCCGAGCCGGCGGAACAGCGCGGGGTACTTGAGCGGAAGCTCCACGAGCTCGCGCACCCGGGCCAGCTCGCGGTCGAGCCCGCCCACGTCCTCGTAGGTGACCGCGCCCGCCCGCGGCGGCTCCACGTCGACCGCCGCGATGCGGATCCGCGTGCCCTCCTGGACAAGCACCGCCCCGCGCGGGGCCGTGCCGGTCACCGTGAAGAGGAGCGGCTCCCCGCCGAACCGCGGGACCGCCACCACGTCCCCGGCCACCACCGCGCAGCCCAGGAGACGGCGGTGGAGGAGCGGCACGGGGTCCTCTCCGTGGGCGATCCCACCGGGGTCCGACGGGGTCAGGACCACCGCCCGCGCCGGGCTCACCCCGATGCGCTGGACCGTGACCTCCTCGTCGAGTCCGACCCCGGAGTTCTGGCGCGTCGTGCCGTCGATCCGGAGCGTGCGGGGCGGCGTGCCGGAGTCGGCGGGCAGCGCCCGGGCGACCGTCGCCCGCAACCCCGCGATCTGCACGACCTCGCCGGGGCTCAGGCCCAGGTACGTCATCTCGGCTACTCCCAGGCGGGCGATGCCCCGGTGGAGGTCCTCAGGCAGGGCTTCGGCGACGCGCAGGCGGAGGCTCCGCCGGCCCGTCTCGGGCTCCTCCACGGCATCACCCCCCTGCCGAGAGACGTCCCTGGCACGAAGCTACCCGCGGCGCCCGGTCAAGGCCCAGTCGCCACGCGGGCAAGCCGCACGGTCCTCCCGGGCCGACTTGCTACCCCGGTGGCCAACCGTCCCTGACCAGGTGGACAGATCGGAGCCGGCGGCCCTGGACCGGACCGCGCGCCCGCGCGCGGGAGCCCGGGGGCGATGCACCCCCGGGCTCCCGCGTTGCCGGCGGCCAAGGACACAGGAAGGATACAAGGCCGTCCGCTTCACGTCCCTCTCCACAGGCCCGTGCGGGCCGCGTGGGCCACGAGTTCGGTCCGGTTCCGCAGGTTGAGCTTCCGGAGGACGTTGCGCAGGTGGAGCTTCACCGTGCTGACGGACAGGAATAGCCGGCGGGCGATCTCCCGGTTCGAGTAGCCCTGGGCCACCAGGGTCACGAGCTCCCGCTCGCGAGGGGTGAGGGGCACGGCGTCGCCCTCCCCGGGCAGCAGGTGGCGCTCCTCCAACGAGGTGAACAGCTTGAGCGTGATGCTGCCGGAGATGGGCATCGCCCCCGCCGCGGCCGCCCGCACGTGCGCCCACAGCTCCTCCGGGGCCACGGTCTTGAGGAGGTAGCCACGGGCTCCGGCCCGCAGCGCCGCCAGCAGGCTGGCCTCGTCGTCCAGGTAGGTCAGGACGACCACCCGGGCTTCCGGAACCTCCCGGACGATCCGGCGGGTGGCCTCGAGGCCGCTCTCGTCCGGGAGGGAGAGGTCCATCAGCACCACGTCGGGGCGCAGGGTCCGCGCCCTCTCCACCGCCTCCCGGGCGGTGCCCGCCTCCCCGACCACCTCCAGCCCGCCCAGCAGCCGCAAGGCGTCGGCCGTTCCCCTGCGGAAGATGGCATGGTCGTCGACGAGGAGCACGCGGATCGGCTCCACCGGGCGACCCCCCTACCGGTGCGGTACCGTCAGGACGACCGTGCAACCGGAGCCGGGAGCGGACGTCACGGTGAGGGCGCCCCCGACGCGCCGGGCCCTCTCGGCCATGATGGCCAGCCCGAAACCGCCCCCGGCGTGCTCCGGCACAAACCCGCGGCCGTTGTCGGTGACGGTGAACGTGTGCAGGGCTCCCATGAAGCTCCAGCGCACCTCCACCCGGCTGCCACCCGAGTGCTTGCGGGCGTTGGTGACGGCTTCCTGCACCACCCGCAGGATCTGCAGGGCGACGGGGGCAGGGACGTGGGGGCGGTGCGCGGGAGCCTCAACTAGCCGTACTTCCAGGCCGGTCTGCCGGGCGAAGCGGTGCAGGTACTCCTGCAGCGCGGGCAGGAGATCGCCGCCGGCCGCCGGCGCCAGCAGGTCCCCGAGGGCCAGGCGGAGCTCCCGATGCGCCTTCTCGGACAGGTCCAGGACCTCCTCGAACTGCGCGGCCAGGCTGGCAGCGTCCGGAGCGCTCCCGAGGAGCCAGCGGACCAGCTTCAGCTTCTGAGTCAGGGCGGCGAGCAGTTGCGCCAGCCCGTCGTGCAGCTCCGCGGCCAGCCACTCCCGCTCGGCCCGCACGGATGCGGCCTGGGCGCTGAGTGCCCACTCGGCGTCCGACAGCACCTCGCCGGCCAGGCCCGCCAGTACCCGGAGCACGCGCTCGTGTTCCGGCCCGTACTCTACGGGCCGGCGGCTGGCCACCATGAGAACCCCGGTGGGTTCGCTCCGGACGGTCACCGGCACGGCCAGTGCGGCCTTCAACCGTTCGGACCGCATCGTGGGATGCTTCTCGGGCGGATCGGGCGCGTCCTCCGGAAAGCGGGCGATCCGAAGCGGCCGGCCCAGGCTCACGACCCGGCCGCGAATCCCCTGGCCGAGCCGGACCCGCGTCTCGGCCGTGCGGCTGGACCGGTTGCCGTCCTGGACGAGCCACGCCACCTCCGAAGCGTTGACGTCCACACGGCCGAGGGCCGCGTAATCCGCGGACAGGAGTTCCCGTGCGGCGTGTACCAGGGAGCGCAGGACCGTCCGCCCCGGTTCCGTGATCGGGTCCAGGGGCTCCCCCCGCGCCGTCGGCGCGCCGGGGGCGAGGTGGAAACGCGGTCGGAGCAACAGGACGGCGTGCGGGCGGGTTCCGGGAATCGGGGTACAACTGCCCTCCACCCACACCCGGGCACCGTCCGGCCCTACGGCCGTCTCGAAATGGGAGGTCGCGACCTCGTGGCGCAGCGCCTCGGCCCCCCAGCAGTTCCCGCAGGCAGCGCCGGGGGCTTCCGGGGGTCCGCACCGCAGGAGAGCGCTGCAGGTCGCCGCCTGGCGGCGCGAGCCGGGGGGATCCCCCACGAGCGCTCGCGCGGCCCGGTTCATGTAGCGGACGTGCCGCCCCCCGTCGATGATGACCATGGCTTCCCCCAGGTGATCACATGCAGCCACGAGGGCCTGGGGGACGAAACCCTCCACGTAGCGGCGCTCGATGGCCACGGCACGCCCCTCCTCGGGAGAGGCCGACCGATTCGAATGTCCATTCGAATGTGTCCTTCTAGTCCAATTATGCACTCGTGGGTCTAGACCGGCTATGGTCAAAAAGCACTAGCCACAGCGCCGGGCCACGCAAGCCGCAAGACCGGAGACTCGAACTTGACATCCGTGCCGGCCGGGGAGAAGCTCTTGGAGGATGCTCGTAGCCGTCGCAGCCCGGCCGGGCTCACGGCCGGGTCCACGGGAGGGAAGCCATGAACCGCCCTGTGCCGGCCACGCATGCGGCGGTCGAGTTCGTGGACGTGGTCTTCCGCCGGCCCGCGGCGGGGGAACGCGGCAACGGGGTCGCCGTGCTGGACGGGGTCAGCTTCACCCTGAACCGGGGGGAAGTGCTGGCCATCGTCGGCCCCAGCGGCGCGGGCAAGACGACGCTCCTCCACCTGGTGAACCGCCTGCTGGAGGCGGACGGAGGGGAAGTCCGGGTCGGCGGCCGCCGGGTGCGCGACTGGCCGCCCCCGGCACTCCGGCGCCACGCCGGCCTGGTTTTCCAGTCCGCCCCCATGCTGCCCGGCACGGTGTTCGACAACCTCGAGGCACCGCTCCGCTTGGCGGGCCGCGCCCTGTCCCGGGCGGAAGCGGCCCGGTGGCTGGAGGCCGTGGAACTGGATCCTGCCCTGCTCGAGCAGGACGCTGCGACCCTCTCGAGCGGGCAGAAGCAGCGGGTCGCCCTCCTCCGCACCCTGGCCACCGAGCCGGCCGTCCTCCTCGTCGACGAGGTCACCTCGGCCCTCGACATGGCCTCCGCCCGGGTGGTGGAATCGCTCGTCCTGGACCGGGTGCGGACCCGGGGGCTGAGCGTGCTGTGGGTCACCCACGACGAAGCCCAGGCGCGCCGGGTGGCCCACCGCGTCCTGCATCTCGAGGGCGGCCGGGTGCGGTACCTCGGTCCCGTGGACGGCTACCGGTGGCCCGCGCACCCGACCGATGGGCCGGGGAAGGTAGCCTGCCGGCCCGCTGGGGAGGGAGGCGGGTCGTGAGCACCGCGGCGCTCCTGTGGACCCTCTCCTTCACGGCGCTGGCCGCCGTGCTGTCAGTGTACCAACGTCTGGGGCTCGAACGCGACATCGCCGTCGGTGCCGTGCGGGCGGGCGTTCAGCTCCTCGCCGTCGGCTACGTGCTGCGCCTCGTGTTCCGGGCCCACTCGTGGCTTTACACGGGGCTGATGCTGACGGTGATGGTCGCCGCCGCCGTCCAGGTTGCGACCCGCCGGGGCGGCGGGATGCCGGGCACCCGGAGCCGGGTGGCCGTGGCCATCGCTGCCGCCGAGATCGTGACGGTCGGCCTCATGCTCGTCACGGGCCAGATCCGCTTCGTGGCGGAGCACGTCATCCCCCTCAGCGGGATGGTCGTCGGCCAGTCGATGGTCACCGCCGGTCTGCTCCTGAACCGGCTGCGTTCGGAGGTCGGGCTGCGCCGGGAGGAGGTCCAGGTCTGGCTCTCCCTCGGGGCGTCGCCCCGGCAGGCCGTCGACCGGGCGCTGCGGAGCGCGGTGCGGGCGTCGATGATCCCCTCGATCGACAGCCTCAAGACCGTCGGGCTCGTGCAGCTGCCGGGGATGATGACCGGCCAGATCCTCGCGGGGGCAGACCCCGTGGTGGCGGTGCGCTACCAGATCCTCGTCATGTTCAGCCTCACCAGCGCCGCCGCACTCACGAGCATTCTGCTTGGTCTCCTGGCCTACCCGCTCTTGTTCACGCCCGCCCAGCAGCTCCGTCCCATCGAAGGGTCTCCGGCGGCAGACTAGCAGACGGGAGGGAGAAGCGTGTTCGTGGCCGTGAACCACCTGATCGTCAAGCCGGGCCACGGTGCGGAGGTCGAGCGCCGGTTCGCTGCGCGAAGCGGGGTCGAACGGCAGCCCGGGTTCGTCCGGTTCGAGCTGTGGCGCCTGCGCAAACAAGCGGACCACGAGGAGTACCTCGTGGTCACGCACTGGGAGTCCGAAGAGGCCCACGCCGACTGGGTGCAGTCGGAGGCGTTCCGCCGGGCCCACGCCGGCGGGCGGCCGGACTTCTTCCTGGACAGCCACCTGTCGTTCTACGACGTCCGGCTGACCTCCGGCCCGGCCGCGCCCGCCTCTTCCTGATCCCGTCCGGCGTCCGAGCCCGGGCCTACTTGACGACGACGACGGGTCCCGGGGCGAGCCGCACCAGCCGCTCGCTGACGCTCCCGAGGAAGAGCTCGCCGAGGAGGCCGAGACCCCGGCTGCCGACCACCGCCAGGTCGTAGCCACCGGTCCGGTACTCGGCCAGGAGCTGGTCGGCCGCGCTGCCGGTCGCGGCCAGCGGCCGGACGCGGTCGGCGGGAACCCGGGCGAGGTCGGCGGTGCGGTTCACCACGTCCCGGGCGGCCCGGTCCACCGCCACGTCGAACGACAGGTCGGTCTGCTCGAACAGGGCCCGCGCCTCGGGCGACAGGTGGAGAACGTGGAGCGCCGTGATCTCCGCCTCGGGGGCCCAGCGAAGGGCGAAGGCCAGGGCGCGGGCGCTGTGGGCGGAGCCGTCGACCCCGACCAGCACCCGACGGAGCGGCCGGGCGTGGTCGTGCCGCGCGACGAGCACGGGGACGCGGGCATGGTGGACGACCTCCGTGCTCACGCTGCCCAGGAAGAGGCTGGCCGCGAGGCCCAGGCCCCGGCTTCCCATGGCGATGAGGCCGGCTCCCACCTCGTCGGCCACCGCGAGCACCGCGGGCGCCGCCGCCCCCTGGCGGAGGTGGGTCCGCACTGGCACTCCCTCGACCGATGCGGCCATCCGGTCGAGGAGTTCCTGGCCGTCCTCCCGGGCCTCCTGCAGGGTCCGGGCGTACTCGATCGCCATGCCCTCGGAGATGGGGAGCGGTACGTGGTAGGCATGCACGAGATGGAGGACGGGTTCGGGCACCGAGCGGGCGAGCTCCCGGGCCCAGCCGAGGGCCTTCTGGGCGTGTTCGGAGCCGTCACAGGCCACGACGATGTTCGTCATCCGGGTGAACCTCCAGTCCGCCAAGTGTTGGTCGGCATATCATTTAGGCGCACTAATAGTAATCCCCTGCAAACGCACGCACGGACCGGCCGGTGATCCACAACACGGGCGCCGGACCCTGACGGGCGCGGGTCCGGCGCGATGCGTGTCGCTCGGAACCATGGCTCAGGTGCCGTAACGAGTCCCCCGGGCCTCGGCCACGACCACGCGGCGGCTACGCAGCATGCCGGCCACGACCGGCGCCAGGAGCGAGACGACCGTCAGGAGCAGCAGCACCAGGGCGATCGGGCGCGTGACGAAGATCGCCGGCGAGCCCCGCGACAGCAGGAACGACCGCCGCAGGGCCGTCTCCAGGTCGGGACCCAGCACCAGCGCGAGGATCAGCGGCGCCACGGGCACGCGGAGCTTGGTGAGGAAGTACCCCAGGATCCCCGCCACCAGGACGACCCCCACGTCGAACAGGCTGTTGTCGATGGCGTACCCGCCCACCAGGCTGAGGACCGCCACCAGCACCATCAGGATCGGCGCCGGCAGGGCCAGCACCTTCACCACCGCCGGGATGGCGAGCGTGTTGATCGCCAGCAGCATCAGGTTGGCGATGTAGAAGCTGGCGATGAGCCCCCACACGAAGTCGGGGTTGTCCCGGAACAGGAGCGGCCCCGGGCGAAGCCCCCACATCATCAGCCCGCCCATCAGCACCGCCGTCGTCCCCGAACCCGGGATCCCCAGCGACAGGAGCGGCACGTACGCGGCGATGGCGGCGGCGTTGTTCGCGCTCTCCGGCGCGGCCACGCCTTCGATCGCCCCGCGGCCGAACTTCGCCGGGTTTCGGGAGACCTGCCGTTCCACCGTGTACGCCAGGAACGACGACGTGGTCGCCCCGGCACCCGGCAGGAGCCCCACGAAGAAGCCGACGACCGTCCCCCGCACGATGGCCCACACCGACGACGCCCACTCGGCCGCCGACGGCAGGACGTTCCGGATCGAGAGACCTGTCCACTGCGTGGACCAGCGCTCCTGCCTCTCCAGCCACACGAGGACCTGGGTGATGCCGAAGAGCCCGATCACGACCGGCAGGAGCGGGATGCCGTCCAGGAGCTCGATGCTCCCGAAGTTGAACCGGGCGTTCCCGTTCACGCTGTCCATCCCGACCAGCGCCAGCAGGAGGCCGATCACGCCCGAGATGAGGCCCTTGACCGGCGACTCCCCGGTGAGCCACCCCAGGCTGGTGAGCGCC
Coding sequences:
- a CDS encoding CDC48 family AAA ATPase codes for the protein MEEPETGRRSLRLRVAEALPEDLHRGIARLGVAEMTYLGLSPGEVVQIAGLRATVARALPADSGTPPRTLRIDGTTRQNSGVGLDEEVTVQRIGVSPARAVVLTPSDPGGIAHGEDPVPLLHRRLLGCAVVAGDVVAVPRFGGEPLLFTVTGTAPRGAVLVQEGTRIRIAAVDVEPPRAGAVTYEDVGGLDRELARVRELVELPLKYPALFRRLGVRPPRGVLLYGPPGTGKTLIARAIAADSRLHFVHVDGPAIMRKYYGESEARLREVFDEARRHAPSVIFLDELDALAPRREAVHGDVEKRVVGQLLALMDGLEERGDVIVVGATNIPELLDPALRRPGRFDREIPIPVPDRDGRLAILRIHTRGMALAADVDLEELADVTHGFVGADLAALCREAGMAALRRLLPEIRLDPEAGADSGGIQVTMADFRHALGEVEPSATRELVLERPRETWEHVGGLSQIRTRLRVLVERPLRYGDLLAGFGLHLPRGILFTGPAGTGKTLVARALASSVRANFIGVEGPSLFRKWMGETEKALRDLFRKARQASPCILFIDELDALAPARGAAGATEAGERAVSQLLAEMDGIREHPGVLVIAATNRPDRLEPALLRPGRFDYILEFPLPDVAEREEILAVHTRRLPLAGDVDLGALAEATAGWSGAELRALCQRAALLAADEWFEEAEGAGGRPPAAPGTAPAPRVGARHFRLALAEMEGGSGGMPPPRRVEAR
- a CDS encoding PAS domain-containing sensor histidine kinase, with the translated sequence MAIERRYVEGFVPQALVAACDHLGEAMVIIDGGRHVRYMNRAARALVGDPPGSRRQAATCSALLRCGPPEAPGAACGNCWGAEALRHEVATSHFETAVGPDGARVWVEGSCTPIPGTRPHAVLLLRPRFHLAPGAPTARGEPLDPITEPGRTVLRSLVHAARELLSADYAALGRVDVNASEVAWLVQDGNRSSRTAETRVRLGQGIRGRVVSLGRPLRIARFPEDAPDPPEKHPTMRSERLKAALAVPVTVRSEPTGVLMVASRRPVEYGPEHERVLRVLAGLAGEVLSDAEWALSAQAASVRAEREWLAAELHDGLAQLLAALTQKLKLVRWLLGSAPDAASLAAQFEEVLDLSEKAHRELRLALGDLLAPAAGGDLLPALQEYLHRFARQTGLEVRLVEAPAHRPHVPAPVALQILRVVQEAVTNARKHSGGSRVEVRWSFMGALHTFTVTDNGRGFVPEHAGGGFGLAIMAERARRVGGALTVTSAPGSGCTVVLTVPHR
- a CDS encoding oxalate oxidoreductase subunit delta: MRPEDLFAEPTLKQVTVWSRGVILGKEGRDVAFALANAAMREGKHVQAFENYVDLPDRVNVPVTAYARISAEPIESRFLYENYAHDVVVIVEESLIRGPVLDHITPGAVLVVNSKRPAAELARFLPRHPNLKSIVTVDASGISSAVKSLSGQEGATDATGIGGGWAGPLAGAVVRATGLATLESLLAVVKDPPAAQRGYDTATITPAQELFERGLGKPWAGDSQPKRYLEAPFAGTVDAPERRNDKMVTGTWRITRPVLTPELCTQCMICVVDCPDACITLTETAVQVDYEYCKGCGICTQVCPTEAFKDVPELDFAV
- a CDS encoding oxalate oxidoreductase subunit alpha, with the protein product MAVATKRRLITGCVAVAHGVRLADVDVISSYPIRPYTGIMSELARMIADGELDAEFLHGAGEHDQLSIVYGAAASGARTFTGSSGVGVTYAAEVYSPISGERLPVQMAIADRTLDPPGDFGSEHTDAMTFRNQGWIMGWAATPQEALDNTIFLYRVGEDPRVSLPQFSCQDGYFVSHVADEVEIYPDEQVREWLPPYRPRHVLDPRHPMSLGPQIEPEMGPPLQYQRQQAMEEARRVIYEVTEDFNRAFGRNYAPFLDEYLTDDAEVVFVLQGAHALTARTVAQKLRNLGDKVGVIRLRWIRPFPTQELRESLSRFKAVGVVDNSVDFGVAAGAGPLAAEVRAACYGLGDRTKIVGFVAGLGGEVISREEFYHMAHVLQTVARTGKVERDGYWLPFDLPM
- a CDS encoding response regulator, with the translated sequence MEPIRVLLVDDHAIFRRGTADALRLLGGLEVVGEAGTAREAVERARTLRPDVVLMDLSLPDESGLEATRRIVREVPEARVVVLTYLDDEASLLAALRAGARGYLLKTVAPEELWAHVRAAAAGAMPISGSITLKLFTSLEERHLLPGEGDAVPLTPRERELVTLVAQGYSNREIARRLFLSVSTVKLHLRNVLRKLNLRNRTELVAHAARTGLWRGT
- a CDS encoding tripartite tricarboxylate transporter permease, which produces MSTWDYLLRGFAVALEPNHLLFAVIGVVAGEVIGALPGIGSVSGVALLLPLTFGMDPTAAIIMLSGIYYGVMYGSTISAVLIDIPGDSAAIMTGLDGHMLAKQGRAGQALFVAAVGSFVAGTFAIIMLSFFAPPLARFGLRFGPPEMAMLMLLALTSLGWLTGESPVKGLISGVIGLLLALVGMDSVNGNARFNFGSIELLDGIPLLPVVIGLFGITQVLVWLERQERWSTQWTGLSIRNVLPSAAEWASSVWAIVRGTVVGFFVGLLPGAGATTSSFLAYTVERQVSRNPAKFGRGAIEGVAAPESANNAAAIAAYVPLLSLGIPGSGTTAVLMGGLMMWGLRPGPLLFRDNPDFVWGLIASFYIANLMLLAINTLAIPAVVKVLALPAPILMVLVAVLSLVGGYAIDNSLFDVGVVLVAGILGYFLTKLRVPVAPLILALVLGPDLETALRRSFLLSRGSPAIFVTRPIALVLLLLTVVSLLAPVVAGMLRSRRVVVAEARGTRYGT
- a CDS encoding universal stress protein, coding for MTNIVVACDGSEHAQKALGWARELARSVPEPVLHLVHAYHVPLPISEGMAIEYARTLQEAREDGQELLDRMAASVEGVPVRTHLRQGAAAPAVLAVADEVGAGLIAMGSRGLGLAASLFLGSVSTEVVHHARVPVLVARHDHARPLRRVLVGVDGSAHSARALAFALRWAPEAEITALHVLHLSPEARALFEQTDLSFDVAVDRAARDVVNRTADLARVPADRVRPLAATGSAADQLLAEYRTGGYDLAVVGSRGLGLLGELFLGSVSERLVRLAPGPVVVVK
- a CDS encoding ABC transporter ATP-binding protein, yielding MNRPVPATHAAVEFVDVVFRRPAAGERGNGVAVLDGVSFTLNRGEVLAIVGPSGAGKTTLLHLVNRLLEADGGEVRVGGRRVRDWPPPALRRHAGLVFQSAPMLPGTVFDNLEAPLRLAGRALSRAEAARWLEAVELDPALLEQDAATLSSGQKQRVALLRTLATEPAVLLVDEVTSALDMASARVVESLVLDRVRTRGLSVLWVTHDEAQARRVAHRVLHLEGGRVRYLGPVDGYRWPAHPTDGPGKVACRPAGEGGGS
- a CDS encoding antibiotic biosynthesis monooxygenase family protein, whose amino-acid sequence is MFVAVNHLIVKPGHGAEVERRFAARSGVERQPGFVRFELWRLRKQADHEEYLVVTHWESEEAHADWVQSEAFRRAHAGGRPDFFLDSHLSFYDVRLTSGPAAPASS
- a CDS encoding ABC transporter permease; this translates as MSTAALLWTLSFTALAAVLSVYQRLGLERDIAVGAVRAGVQLLAVGYVLRLVFRAHSWLYTGLMLTVMVAAAVQVATRRGGGMPGTRSRVAVAIAAAEIVTVGLMLVTGQIRFVAEHVIPLSGMVVGQSMVTAGLLLNRLRSEVGLRREEVQVWLSLGASPRQAVDRALRSAVRASMIPSIDSLKTVGLVQLPGMMTGQILAGADPVVAVRYQILVMFSLTSAAALTSILLGLLAYPLLFTPAQQLRPIEGSPAAD